The segment AATGATTAGCAAAATCAAGACGAAGCCAAGTCGAGTTTGTCCGATCTTCTTGACGTAGTCAATTAGTTTTTTCACAATAAAACCTCATGGTCCTTTCTAAAAGCTTAGTTCATTATACCATAATTTTAAAATAAGCCTCAAAGTTTAGAGTTTTTTTGGCATAGTATGAAGAAACATGTTATAATAATTCTATGAAAATAAAGGTAAACCGTATTGCAGAACAGAAAATAAACAGAGGGATTCAACTCTTGGATAGCGCTGATTTTTCAGGTTTTTCGTTTGATGAAGACAGGCTGGCTGTTTTGTATTCAGAGTCTGGAAGCTATTTGGGCCAGGCTTATTTATCCAAACAGAATAAGGGAATAGGCTGGCTGTTTAGTAGAAGCAATCAAGATTTGACCATGAATTTCTTTGTTAAATTATTCGTGGATGCTAAACAGAAACGTCAACATTTTTATCAATCTGAGATGACGAACGCTTTTCGTTTATTTAATCAAGATGGAGATAGTTTTGGTGGAATGACGGTTGACTTGTATGATGAATACGCAGTTTTTTCATGGTATAATACCTTTATTTATTCTGTCAAAGAGATGATTGTTGCTGCCTTTCAACAGGTATTTCCAGAAGTAAGAGGAGCTTATGAGAAGATTCGTCTTAAAGGTTTAGCCTTTGAGTCTGCTCATCTTTATGGAGAAGAAGCCCCTGAGTATTTCACTGTGTTGGAAAATGGAGTTCACTATCAGGTCTTTATGAATGATGGACTGATGACGGGAATCTTTTTGGATCAGCATGAGGTACGTGGTTCCTTGGTGGATGGCCTGGCGGCAGGCAAGTCACTTTTGAACATGTTTTCGTACACGGCAGCATTTTCTATTGCTGCTGCCATGGGCGGAGCAGGGGAAACGACTTCTGTTGACTTAGCCAAACGCTCGCGAGAACTTTCTAAAGCTCACTTTAAGGTTAATAGTTTAGACTTAGATAATCATCACTTTGTGGTAATGGATGTATTTGAATATTTCAAATATGCCAAACGTAAAGGCTTGACTTATGATGTGATTGTCTTGGATCCGCCAAGCTTTGCACGAAATAAGAAACAAACCTTTTCAGTAGCCAAAGATTATCACAAGTTGATTTCTCAATCTTTGGAAATACTAAATACAGGTGGAACTATTATCGCTTCGACCAACGCCGCAAATGTTTCTGTTGAAAAATTTAAGAGGCAGATTGAAAAAGGTTTTGGTGTTAGAAAACACCGTTATGAGGCAAGTTACCGCTTGCCGGCCGATTTTGTAATCAATAAAAATGATGAAAGTAGTAATTACCTAAAGGTCTTTACGATACAGGTAGATAAATGAAAATAGTAGTTCCTATTATGCCTAGAAATCTGGAAGAGGTAGAGGCCATTGATGTAGAACGTCTAGCAGAGGCAGATATTGTTGAATGGCGAGCAGACTACCTTCCGAAAGATGATATTTTAAGAGTAGCACCTGCTATATTTGAAAAATGTAATGGTAAGGAAGTGGTTTTCACTATTCGGACAACACGTGAAGGTGGCCACTTGGATTTGGACGATCAAGAATATGTCAATTTAATCAAAGAAGTTGCAGCGCTTTATCAGCCAGATTATATTGATTTTGAATATTATTCTTATAAGTCGGTTTTTGAGCAGATGTTGGAGTTTCCAAATCTTGTGTTGAGTTATCATAATTTTGAGGAAACACCGTCTAATTATATGGAAATCATGTCTGAACTAACTAGCCTGTCACCAGCTGTTGTTAAAATGGCTGTAATGGCTAAGACAGAGCAGGATGTCCTAGATGTTATGAATTATACTCGTGGTTTTAAATCGCTGAACACCGAGCAGACATTTGCGACAATCGCTATGGGTGAACTAGGGAAGTTAACGCGTATTGCTGGTGTGATTACAGGATCCTGCTGGACTTTTGCCAGCTTAGATGAAACATCTGCACCTGGACAGATGTCTTTAGGCAATACTCGTAAGTTTTTGGAAATTTTGGAGAATTAAGTATGCGTTATTTAACAGCTGGTGAGTCTCATGGACCACGTCTAACAGCCATTATTGAGGGAGTTCCAGCTGGTCTTCCTTTAACAGCTGAGGATATTAATGAAGATTTAAAACGTCGCCAGGGGGGATACGGTCGTGGTAGTCGGATGCAGATTGAAACAGATCGCGTAGAGATTACGGCTGGTGTTCGTCACGGTAAGACAACAGGTGCCCCGATTACATTGAATGTGACCAATAAAGACCATCAAAAATGGTTGGATATTATGGCGGTTGAGGACATCGAAGAGAAGCTCAAAAGTAAGCGTCGTATCAAACATCCACGACCAGGACATGCTGACCTAGTTGGTGGTATGAAGTATCGCTTTGATGATTTGCGTAATTCCTTGGAGCGTTCTAGTGCGCGTGAGACAACTATGCGTGTGGCTGTTGGTGCGGTTGCCAAACGGATTTTGGCTGAGTTGGATATTGAAATTGCTAACCATGTAGTCGTTTTCGGAGGGAAGGAAATTGATGTCCCAGATGGTTTAAGCGTAGCAGAAATCAAAGAGCGTGCAGCCCAGTCAGAAGTATCCATTGTCAACCAAGAGCGTGAAGAAGAAATCAAAGCCTATATCGATCAAATCAAACGAGATGGAGATACTATTGGCGGAGTGATTGAGACTGTTGTTGGAGGAGTTCCAGCTGGCTTGGGGTCATATGTGCAATGGGATAAAAAGTTAGATGCAAAATTAGCGCAGGCTGTTGTTTCAATCAATGCTTTTAAGGGAGTAGAATTTGGGGTAGGCTTTCAAGCTGGTTATCTCAAAGGGAGCCAAGTCATGGACGAAATTCTCTGGTCCCAAGAAAAAGGATATACACGCCGAACCAATAATCTAGGTGGTTTCGAAGGTGGTATGACCAATGGCGAGGCCCTAATCATTCGTGGTGTTATGAAACCAATTCCGACCCTCTATAAGCCATTGATGTCTGTTGACATTGACACCCATGAGCCTTATAAAGCTACTGTGGAGCGTTCAGATCCAACGGCTCTCCCAGCAGCTGGTGTAGTCATGGAATCAGTCGTAGCTACAACTCTAGCGACAGAAATCCTAGAGAAGTTCTCTTCCGATAATATGGAGGAATTGAAAGCTGCGGTAGCCAGTCATCGCGACTATGTCAAAAATTTCTAGGTAATTAATGAAAAAAACGATTTTAATTGTAGGTCTAGGGTTGATTGGAAGTTCACTTGCGCTCTGTATTCGCAAAGACCATC is part of the Streptococcus suis genome and harbors:
- a CDS encoding class I SAM-dependent rRNA methyltransferase; its protein translation is MKIKVNRIAEQKINRGIQLLDSADFSGFSFDEDRLAVLYSESGSYLGQAYLSKQNKGIGWLFSRSNQDLTMNFFVKLFVDAKQKRQHFYQSEMTNAFRLFNQDGDSFGGMTVDLYDEYAVFSWYNTFIYSVKEMIVAAFQQVFPEVRGAYEKIRLKGLAFESAHLYGEEAPEYFTVLENGVHYQVFMNDGLMTGIFLDQHEVRGSLVDGLAAGKSLLNMFSYTAAFSIAAAMGGAGETTSVDLAKRSRELSKAHFKVNSLDLDNHHFVVMDVFEYFKYAKRKGLTYDVIVLDPPSFARNKKQTFSVAKDYHKLISQSLEILNTGGTIIASTNAANVSVEKFKRQIEKGFGVRKHRYEASYRLPADFVINKNDESSNYLKVFTIQVDK
- the aroD gene encoding type I 3-dehydroquinate dehydratase, encoding MKIVVPIMPRNLEEVEAIDVERLAEADIVEWRADYLPKDDILRVAPAIFEKCNGKEVVFTIRTTREGGHLDLDDQEYVNLIKEVAALYQPDYIDFEYYSYKSVFEQMLEFPNLVLSYHNFEETPSNYMEIMSELTSLSPAVVKMAVMAKTEQDVLDVMNYTRGFKSLNTEQTFATIAMGELGKLTRIAGVITGSCWTFASLDETSAPGQMSLGNTRKFLEILEN
- the aroC gene encoding chorismate synthase, encoding MRYLTAGESHGPRLTAIIEGVPAGLPLTAEDINEDLKRRQGGYGRGSRMQIETDRVEITAGVRHGKTTGAPITLNVTNKDHQKWLDIMAVEDIEEKLKSKRRIKHPRPGHADLVGGMKYRFDDLRNSLERSSARETTMRVAVGAVAKRILAELDIEIANHVVVFGGKEIDVPDGLSVAEIKERAAQSEVSIVNQEREEEIKAYIDQIKRDGDTIGGVIETVVGGVPAGLGSYVQWDKKLDAKLAQAVVSINAFKGVEFGVGFQAGYLKGSQVMDEILWSQEKGYTRRTNNLGGFEGGMTNGEALIIRGVMKPIPTLYKPLMSVDIDTHEPYKATVERSDPTALPAAGVVMESVVATTLATEILEKFSSDNMEELKAAVASHRDYVKNF